A window of Pedobacter lusitanus contains these coding sequences:
- a CDS encoding LacI family DNA-binding transcriptional regulator, translating to MKPLSIKDIAKKANVSITTVSFILNGKAEKMRISQDMIAKVEAIIKEVGFRPNQVARSLRTGNTNTIGLIVEDISNPFFAAIARLIEDKAYKHGYKIIYSSTENNLEKAKGLIRMFKSRQVDGYIIAPMVGMEEDIRELLSDRTPVVVFDRHLPGLEVSSVLVDNVKGTYMATDSLIHKGMKNIAFVTVDVDVEQIKDRYKGYEQALKANHIKLNKKLCKLISFNNTADETTAELTAFFTENPEIDAVLFATNYLAVRGLFSFREMNKKLNGTFKMIAYDDHDIFKLHSPSISAVDQPIEEIAENVINFVLKELALVDSFEKKELNNIVLASKLIER from the coding sequence ATGAAACCCCTCTCTATAAAGGATATCGCAAAGAAGGCTAACGTATCTATTACTACTGTCTCTTTCATATTAAATGGTAAAGCAGAGAAGATGCGGATCAGCCAGGACATGATCGCAAAAGTCGAGGCAATTATTAAAGAAGTAGGCTTCAGGCCTAACCAGGTAGCAAGAAGTCTGCGTACAGGAAATACGAATACTATCGGATTGATTGTAGAAGATATTTCTAACCCATTTTTTGCCGCCATCGCAAGATTGATTGAGGATAAGGCTTATAAACATGGTTATAAGATTATTTATTCCAGTACAGAAAACAATCTGGAGAAGGCTAAAGGTCTGATCAGGATGTTTAAGTCAAGACAGGTAGATGGTTATATTATTGCCCCGATGGTGGGTATGGAAGAAGATATTCGTGAGTTATTGTCTGACCGTACCCCTGTAGTAGTATTTGACAGACATTTGCCTGGTCTGGAAGTTAGCAGTGTATTGGTTGATAATGTCAAAGGAACCTACATGGCTACAGATTCTTTAATTCATAAGGGAATGAAGAATATTGCTTTTGTAACTGTAGACGTTGATGTGGAGCAGATTAAGGACCGCTATAAAGGTTATGAGCAGGCATTGAAAGCAAATCATATCAAACTCAATAAAAAGTTATGCAAGCTGATTTCATTTAATAATACAGCCGATGAGACCACTGCAGAACTAACTGCATTTTTTACTGAAAATCCAGAGATTGATGCCGTTCTTTTTGCAACAAATTATCTGGCAGTAAGAGGTTTGTTCAGCTTCAGGGAAATGAATAAGAAATTGAATGGTACATTTAAGATGATTGCTTACGATGATCATGATATTTTTAAACTTCACTCTCCATCCATCAGTGCAGTAGATCAGCCAATAGAGGAAATTGCCGAAAACGTAATTAATTTTGTGCTGAAAGAGCTGGCTCTGGTAGATTCTTTTGAGAAAAAGGAATTGAATAATATAGTGCTGGCTTCAAAACTGATTGAAAGATAA
- a CDS encoding J domain-containing protein, giving the protein MAYIDYYKVLGVDKTATQEEIKKAYRKLARKYHPDLNPKDKEANKLFQQINEANEALSDPEKRKKYDDYGENWKHADQAQQQGGNPFGGGRRGSAGFGGGFNGGFGGGGSADFGGGDFSDFFESMFGGGGRQQRNSARFKGQDLQAELKITFREAAETHKPTITVNGKNLRITIPAGISNGQVIKLKGQGSPGVNNGPSGDLFITITIAEDAVFKRIADDLYLTKEIDLYTAILGGEATIDTLNGKVKLKVPAGTQNGTKIRLKGKGFPVYKKDGEFGNLFITYTINIPVGLTEKQTELFKQLKELSA; this is encoded by the coding sequence ATGGCATACATTGATTATTATAAAGTCCTGGGCGTGGACAAGACGGCAACGCAGGAAGAGATAAAGAAAGCGTACAGGAAGCTCGCACGTAAATATCACCCCGATTTAAATCCCAAAGATAAAGAAGCCAATAAATTATTTCAGCAGATCAACGAGGCTAACGAAGCTTTGAGTGATCCTGAAAAACGTAAAAAATACGACGATTACGGTGAAAACTGGAAACATGCTGATCAGGCCCAGCAACAGGGAGGTAATCCTTTTGGTGGCGGCAGAAGAGGATCAGCTGGTTTTGGAGGAGGATTTAACGGTGGATTTGGCGGTGGCGGTTCAGCCGACTTTGGCGGTGGAGATTTCTCAGACTTCTTTGAATCGATGTTTGGTGGCGGTGGCCGTCAGCAAAGAAACAGTGCGAGATTCAAAGGCCAGGATTTACAGGCAGAATTAAAAATCACCTTCCGGGAAGCAGCTGAAACACATAAACCTACCATAACCGTTAACGGTAAAAATCTGAGGATTACTATCCCGGCAGGGATTTCAAACGGACAGGTCATTAAACTTAAAGGTCAGGGTAGCCCGGGTGTTAATAACGGCCCTTCAGGAGATCTTTTTATTACAATTACCATTGCTGAGGATGCTGTATTCAAAAGAATAGCCGACGATCTTTATCTCACCAAAGAAATAGACCTTTATACAGCTATACTTGGTGGAGAAGCTACTATAGATACCTTAAACGGCAAAGTAAAACTGAAGGTGCCTGCAGGTACACAAAACGGAACAAAGATCAGATTGAAAGGCAAAGGATTCCCGGTTTACAAGAAAGATGGAGAATTTGGAAATCTTTTCATAACTTATACCATTAATATACCGGTAGGCTTAACAGAAAAACAAACAGAGCTCTTTAAACAATTAAAAGAGCTGTCAGCGTAA
- a CDS encoding chaperone modulator CbpM produces MENELITIRDYCVNYAIDPSFIQALEESGLIALTIIDGNKFIHFEQLMEMDRYIHFHYDLEINIAGIEAIVNLLQKVKHMQHEIEILKTHIHVHESH; encoded by the coding sequence ATGGAAAACGAATTAATAACTATAAGAGATTACTGTGTTAATTATGCCATAGACCCTTCTTTTATTCAAGCACTGGAAGAGTCCGGATTAATCGCACTGACCATAATTGACGGGAATAAATTCATACACTTTGAGCAATTAATGGAAATGGATCGTTACATCCATTTCCATTATGATCTGGAGATTAATATCGCGGGCATTGAAGCGATTGTAAACCTTTTACAGAAAGTGAAACATATGCAGCATGAGATAGAGATTTTAAAAACTCATATTCATGTTCATGAAAGCCACTAA
- a CDS encoding 2-hydroxyacid dehydrogenase, whose amino-acid sequence MNVFITRIIPESGLRLLEDAGLKVKQWTEKRSMTRGELIDACQGADALLNAGQRLDEQFLEASKHLKVIALHSVGYDNIAIETATRLGIPVGNTPGVLSGATADTAFLLMMAAARNAFYMNRKITAGEWDFFEPTANLGKELSGCTLGVFGLGKIGVEMARRCAGAFGMKIIYHNRNRNEEAEHELGAKLVSFEELLKQSDVLTVHTALTAETEGKFDLEVFKQMKPGAIFINTARGAIHQETDLIYALENKLIWGAGLDVTNPEPMHADNPLLFMPNVAVLPHIGSATEGTRSAMARLAAENIIAVSKGERPPFLVNPEVYDSL is encoded by the coding sequence ATGAATGTATTTATAACCAGGATAATTCCAGAATCAGGTTTACGTTTACTTGAAGACGCTGGCCTGAAAGTTAAACAATGGACTGAAAAAAGGAGTATGACAAGGGGGGAGCTGATTGATGCCTGTCAGGGCGCAGATGCATTGCTCAACGCCGGTCAGCGATTGGATGAACAGTTTTTAGAAGCCAGTAAACATTTGAAAGTAATTGCACTTCATTCTGTAGGATATGATAATATAGCTATCGAAACTGCAACACGACTCGGTATACCAGTAGGTAATACTCCGGGAGTATTGAGTGGGGCTACTGCTGATACTGCTTTCTTACTGATGATGGCGGCGGCGAGAAATGCTTTTTACATGAACCGTAAAATCACTGCCGGAGAATGGGACTTTTTTGAACCTACTGCAAATTTAGGAAAAGAACTGAGTGGTTGTACGCTGGGTGTTTTTGGATTAGGCAAGATAGGAGTGGAAATGGCCAGACGCTGTGCCGGTGCCTTTGGTATGAAAATCATTTATCATAACCGTAACAGAAATGAAGAGGCTGAGCATGAGCTGGGGGCAAAGCTTGTCTCTTTTGAAGAATTATTAAAACAAAGCGATGTATTAACCGTTCATACGGCATTAACAGCAGAAACCGAAGGTAAATTTGATCTTGAGGTGTTTAAGCAAATGAAACCCGGAGCAATTTTTATTAATACAGCAAGAGGGGCTATACATCAGGAAACAGATCTGATTTATGCACTCGAAAATAAGCTGATCTGGGGCGCAGGACTGGATGTTACAAATCCTGAGCCTATGCATGCGGATAATCCGTTGCTTTTTATGCCAAACGTTGCAGTCTTACCACATATAGGTTCAGCTACAGAAGGGACCAGAAGTGCTATGGCAAGATTAGCTGCTGAGAATATTATTGCAGTATCGAAAGGGGAGAGACCGCCATTTCTGGTTAATCCGGAAGTTTATGACAGTCTTTAG
- the poxB gene encoding ubiquinone-dependent pyruvate dehydrogenase — MAKTVAAKLVEILIQAGVKHVHGLVGDSLNGIVDEIRNSKEIKWIHYRHEEAAAFAAGAEAQLTGRLAVCAGSCGPGNMHLINGLYDAHKSNAPVLAIAAHIPSEQVGTSYFQETRPESLFRECSYYCETIASARQMPRVLQIAMQHAIGQSGVAVISLSGDVAMEKMENEELDHPLFISRPSIRPSDEELQKLAQLINEAKKITLLCGAGCRDAHDELLALAGKIKSPIVHALRGKEHVQYDNPYDVGMTGLIGISSGYHAVEESDLLLMLGTDFPYKEWYPSKAKIVQIDIRPERLGRRCKLNLGLTGDVKETVKALLPFLQDVADASFLEKCQERYRDNRKNLLAHAQPVTNKPIHPEYLTRILSEQAADNAIFTADVGTPTVWAARYVDMKKGRKLIGSFNHGTMASAMPQAIGAQFAFPDRQVISLSGDGGFAMLMGDILTIYQYNLPVKIIVYNNSSLGFVAMEMKVIGMPPFGTDLKNPDFAKMAQAIGIRGIRVEESDGVEGAIAAALSHPGPVLVDVVVNQTELSMPPKIDFEQAKGFGIYMLKQTLKGDGKEVWDTISSNFLSK; from the coding sequence ATGGCAAAAACAGTAGCAGCAAAATTGGTAGAGATACTGATTCAGGCAGGAGTTAAACATGTACATGGTTTGGTAGGAGATTCGCTGAACGGAATTGTAGATGAAATACGTAATTCTAAAGAAATCAAATGGATTCATTACCGGCATGAAGAAGCGGCAGCATTTGCCGCAGGTGCCGAGGCTCAGTTAACAGGCAGATTAGCTGTTTGTGCAGGTAGCTGCGGACCAGGAAATATGCATTTGATTAATGGTTTGTATGATGCACATAAAAGTAATGCACCTGTACTGGCTATTGCAGCGCATATCCCGAGTGAGCAGGTTGGAACATCCTATTTTCAGGAAACCCGTCCGGAGTCTTTATTCCGGGAATGCAGTTATTACTGTGAAACTATAGCTTCGGCCAGACAAATGCCAAGAGTTTTGCAGATTGCGATGCAGCATGCAATAGGACAAAGTGGTGTAGCCGTGATCAGCCTGTCTGGTGATGTGGCCATGGAGAAGATGGAAAACGAAGAGTTGGATCATCCTTTATTTATCAGCCGCCCGTCAATCCGCCCTTCTGATGAGGAATTACAAAAACTCGCACAGCTGATTAATGAAGCTAAAAAGATTACCTTATTGTGTGGTGCGGGTTGCAGAGATGCACATGATGAATTATTAGCGCTGGCTGGTAAAATTAAATCACCAATAGTACATGCGCTCAGAGGAAAAGAACATGTACAATATGACAATCCCTATGATGTGGGAATGACCGGACTGATTGGTATTTCTTCAGGTTATCATGCCGTAGAAGAAAGTGATTTACTCTTGATGCTGGGGACGGATTTTCCTTATAAAGAATGGTATCCTTCCAAAGCTAAGATTGTACAGATTGATATCAGGCCGGAAAGACTGGGCCGCAGATGTAAACTCAATCTCGGGCTGACAGGTGACGTAAAAGAAACCGTTAAAGCTTTGCTGCCTTTTCTGCAGGATGTTGCTGATGCTTCATTTTTAGAAAAGTGTCAGGAACGTTATCGAGACAACAGGAAAAACCTGCTTGCACATGCACAGCCGGTTACCAATAAGCCAATTCATCCGGAATATCTGACCAGAATTTTAAGTGAGCAGGCCGCCGATAATGCGATATTTACAGCAGATGTAGGTACGCCTACGGTATGGGCAGCCCGGTATGTAGACATGAAAAAAGGCAGGAAATTGATCGGATCCTTTAATCATGGAACAATGGCCAGTGCAATGCCGCAGGCTATAGGCGCACAATTTGCTTTTCCTGACAGACAGGTTATTTCATTATCAGGTGATGGTGGTTTTGCCATGTTAATGGGTGATATTTTAACCATTTATCAATACAATCTGCCAGTAAAAATTATAGTCTATAATAATAGCTCACTGGGTTTTGTGGCTATGGAGATGAAAGTGATTGGTATGCCTCCATTCGGGACAGACCTTAAAAATCCGGATTTTGCAAAAATGGCACAGGCTATTGGGATCAGGGGAATCCGGGTAGAAGAATCTGATGGTGTGGAAGGAGCTATTGCAGCTGCATTGTCCCATCCCGGGCCAGTACTGGTAGATGTCGTTGTCAATCAGACCGAACTGTCTATGCCGCCTAAAATAGATTTTGAACAGGCTAAAGGATTTGGTATTTATATGCTGAAACAAACCTTAAAAGGAGATGGAAAAGAGGTTTGGGATACCATCAGTTCGAATTTTTTGAGTAAATAG
- a CDS encoding superoxide dismutase translates to MKLLKSFFPIVLLLAGTQTLSAQFKLAPLPYAYNALEPAIDKQTMEIHYTKHHQGYVTNLNAAVKGTTAEGKTLAQILAVASTYPAAIRNNAGGHYNHSLFWQIMAPKPKPASPAFLKEIDANFGTMDKFKAAFADSAAKRFGSGWAWLIVQNGKLKITTTANQDNPLMDAVAEKGRPILALDVWEHAYYLKYQNKRADYITAWWTVVNWPEVERRYNEVVKK, encoded by the coding sequence ATGAAATTATTGAAGAGCTTTTTTCCTATTGTTCTGCTTTTGGCAGGAACGCAGACCCTCAGCGCGCAATTTAAACTTGCACCTCTACCTTATGCTTATAATGCTCTTGAACCTGCTATAGACAAGCAGACGATGGAAATCCATTATACTAAACATCATCAGGGTTATGTAACCAATTTAAATGCGGCAGTTAAAGGTACAACCGCAGAAGGCAAGACACTTGCACAGATACTTGCTGTGGCATCAACTTATCCTGCTGCGATTCGTAATAATGCAGGCGGACATTATAATCACTCATTATTCTGGCAGATTATGGCTCCTAAGCCAAAGCCAGCATCACCTGCTTTTTTGAAAGAGATTGACGCAAACTTTGGAACAATGGACAAGTTTAAAGCTGCCTTTGCTGATAGTGCAGCGAAACGCTTCGGTTCTGGCTGGGCCTGGCTGATTGTGCAAAATGGCAAGCTTAAAATAACTACTACGGCTAATCAGGATAATCCGTTAATGGATGCTGTAGCAGAAAAAGGCCGTCCTATTTTAGCACTTGATGTCTGGGAGCATGCCTATTATCTGAAATATCAGAATAAACGTGCAGACTATATTACCGCATGGTGGACCGTGGTTAACTGGCCGGAAGTTGAACGCAGATATAATGAAGTTGTAAAAAAATAA
- a CDS encoding PepSY-associated TM helix domain-containing protein yields MSTANLSRTVKRNMYSWHRILGIMTIIPVIFWTCSGLSHPIIAHWFKLQIAHEYIKPVAVNNSQIKLSVNDVLSKNGINLFKNFRIINFKGKTFYQVKDRKNEILYFSAADGAKLPDGDRLYAEYLSRYFLGDSTAKIVAVNQVSSFTDEYKYINRLLPVWKVSFDRKDKMDVYVETSQSRLANYNDTNRKIFLWVFSNFHSYEFIAKITNNTARYTLVLVLASIVIFSTLSGLLIYGFLWKKFKKPVTGQKVGFLRKYHRSIGLWTSVVTLTFMGSGAYHATHKFAPDDRINYVVEPEVRLCDLTVASTALPVQWDQVSNISLARFNDKTYYQVYTVKKENDSWKKQQIAKAETMFGEKDKKDKPNVTYYDAADGQLLADGIMEHSYSLVKHFVAQGAADGEAACCEMMANAAADETAPLIISSSAYLTKFDNDYGFVNKRLPVVKIALNTPGHLTYYLETSTGRLAAKVQDSDRREGLSFAVFHKFLLVDFAGKNFRDFLTAFSAFCVLVVSVLGLILFIKTK; encoded by the coding sequence ATGAGCACTGCAAATCTTAGCCGGACGGTCAAAAGGAATATGTATTCCTGGCACCGGATCCTGGGGATTATGACGATCATTCCGGTAATTTTCTGGACTTGTTCAGGTTTAAGTCATCCTATTATCGCCCACTGGTTCAAACTGCAGATCGCACATGAATATATTAAGCCGGTAGCGGTCAATAACAGTCAGATCAAACTGTCTGTTAACGATGTGCTTAGCAAAAACGGGATCAACTTATTCAAGAATTTCAGGATCATAAATTTCAAGGGAAAGACCTTTTATCAGGTCAAAGACAGGAAGAATGAAATACTGTATTTTTCTGCAGCAGATGGCGCAAAGTTACCTGACGGAGATCGTTTGTATGCGGAATATCTGAGCCGGTATTTTCTTGGAGACAGTACTGCTAAAATAGTCGCAGTAAATCAGGTCAGCAGTTTTACGGATGAGTATAAATATATCAACCGTTTGCTGCCGGTATGGAAGGTGAGTTTCGACAGAAAAGATAAGATGGATGTGTATGTGGAAACTTCACAAAGCAGGCTGGCAAATTATAATGATACCAACAGAAAGATTTTTCTTTGGGTATTCAGTAATTTTCACAGCTATGAATTCATCGCTAAAATTACGAATAATACAGCCAGGTATACCCTGGTGTTGGTACTGGCTTCAATTGTTATCTTTTCGACGCTGAGTGGATTACTGATCTATGGTTTTTTGTGGAAGAAGTTTAAAAAGCCTGTTACCGGGCAAAAAGTAGGGTTCTTACGTAAATATCACCGGAGTATCGGGTTATGGACTTCTGTTGTTACACTTACTTTTATGGGGTCAGGGGCTTATCATGCGACGCATAAATTTGCACCTGATGACAGGATTAATTACGTCGTTGAACCGGAAGTCAGACTGTGTGATCTGACTGTTGCTTCTACAGCTTTACCAGTGCAATGGGACCAGGTCAGCAATATTTCCCTGGCCAGATTTAATGATAAAACCTACTATCAGGTATACACTGTCAAAAAAGAAAATGACAGCTGGAAAAAGCAGCAGATAGCAAAAGCGGAAACTATGTTTGGAGAAAAGGATAAAAAAGATAAACCCAATGTCACTTATTATGATGCGGCCGATGGGCAGCTCTTAGCTGATGGGATTATGGAGCATAGCTATAGCCTGGTTAAACATTTTGTAGCACAGGGAGCTGCTGACGGTGAAGCTGCCTGTTGTGAAATGATGGCTAATGCTGCTGCGGATGAGACTGCTCCGCTGATTATTTCTTCCTCAGCTTATCTGACTAAATTTGATAATGATTACGGTTTTGTCAATAAACGTTTGCCGGTAGTGAAAATAGCGCTGAATACTCCAGGTCATCTTACTTATTATCTGGAAACGTCAACGGGCAGACTTGCTGCAAAAGTTCAGGATTCAGACAGGAGGGAAGGCCTGAGTTTTGCTGTATTCCATAAATTTTTACTCGTGGATTTTGCAGGAAAAAACTTTCGTGATTTTCTGACTGCTTTTTCCGCTTTTTGTGTGTTAGTAGTGAGTGTATTAGGGTTAATCCTGTTTATTAAAACGAAATAG
- a CDS encoding SCO family protein, whose amino-acid sequence MGKRLIYLLLLLAVVTGCKDKPKRLPFLQQDITGTDTTYRTIPAFKFLNQDSAVVTGKDFDGAIYVADFFFTSCPTICPTMHRNLLKVYNKYLNNPEVKLASHTIDVKYDTPSRMKAYATKLGIKGTQWEFLWGTKEQIYALAERNYLVTVGQDKAAPGGFIHQGYLVLVDKEKRIRGAYDGTVDEQVAQLMKDMDILLAEYKH is encoded by the coding sequence ATGGGAAAGAGACTGATTTATCTGTTGCTGCTGCTGGCAGTGGTGACAGGATGTAAGGACAAGCCAAAAAGACTTCCTTTTTTGCAACAGGATATCACAGGGACTGATACGACTTACCGGACTATTCCGGCTTTTAAATTTCTGAATCAGGATAGTGCAGTAGTGACCGGTAAAGATTTTGACGGTGCCATTTATGTCGCGGATTTTTTCTTTACTTCCTGCCCGACTATCTGCCCGACCATGCACCGCAATCTGTTAAAAGTATATAACAAATACTTAAATAATCCAGAGGTGAAACTGGCTTCACATACTATAGACGTGAAATACGATACACCTTCAAGAATGAAAGCTTATGCCACTAAACTGGGGATTAAGGGGACGCAATGGGAGTTTTTATGGGGCACAAAAGAACAAATTTATGCTTTGGCAGAACGTAATTACCTGGTCACTGTAGGGCAGGATAAAGCAGCACCAGGCGGTTTTATTCATCAGGGATATCTCGTGCTGGTTGATAAAGAAAAACGTATCAGAGGAGCTTATGACGGTACTGTAGATGAACAGGTAGCGCAGCTGATGAAAGATATGGATATTTTACTGGCAGAATATAAGCATTAA